The DNA segment TTTGATAATGAACCAACTCCAGGTAAGGACATTTTAGATCATACAAAAATTTCTTTAACTCCCCACACCGGAGCCTCCACGTTGGAAGCACAAGATAGGATCGGGCTTTCACTTGCAGAGCAGATCTGCAGTATTTTACAGGTATACTAAAAAGAGAAAGACGCACTATGAGGTGCGTCTTTTGTATGTTGAGCTAAATTTTTATTATTTAGTTTTCAGTAGATCTCTAATTTCCATTAATAATTCTTCCTGAGATGGTCCAGCTGGAGCAGCTTCGGGAGCAGGTTTCTGCATTTTGTTTGCACCTTTGATCAACCAGAATAGGACAATTGCAATACATAAAAAGCTGATGACGGCAGATAAAAAGTTTCCATACATAACACCATTCCAACTTAGTTTCGCAATATCTTCTGCACCTGCAGCTTTTAAGGCTGGATTTAATAATAGTGGAGTTATGACATCTTCAACTAGCGATGATACTATTTTACCAAAAGCTGCACCAATAATCACCCCTACTGCTAGATCCATTACATTTCCTTTAAATGCAAAGTCTTTAAACTCTTGTACAATTCCCATAATTTTATTCTTAAATGTTTAAGTCGTAAATTTAATATTTTATTTTATACTTTTAGCTTTAAATCAAAGAGATGTTAAAAAATAAATAGGAATAATTTTCTATATTTCAATTATTTATAGGTTCTTAACAATTTTTAATCAATAAATTTGATATGAAACTCTTTTCCGCACAACAGATCAAACAGTGGGACGAATATACCGTCGAACATCAACTAATTTCGTCTTTAGCTTTAATGGAACGTGCTGCTATTTCCTGCGTGGATTGGTTGATTCAGAGATTTAGAAAAAATGAAACTTTCGTATTATTCTGTGGGAATGGAAATAATGGCGGAGATGGTTTTGCTATTGCAAGATTATTATATGAAAAAGGATATAATGTTGACGTGTTTTGTGATCAACAATTACCATTTTCGAAAGATGCTGCGGCTAATTTTAAAAAATGCAAATCAATTTCTGCAATTGCTTTACATGCTTTTTCAGCGGTTACTAGGTTTTGCTTTGATAAAAATACAGTGTTGGTTGATGCGCTGTTAGGGACTGGACTGAATAGAAATGTAGAAGGTGAACTTGCCAAATTGATCACTTTTATAAATAATGAAGATCTGATAAAAGTTTCTATCGATTTACCTTCCGGATTAAGAGCTGATGAAATGACTTGTGAAAATGCAGTGATTTTTCAAGCAGATGATACTTTAACTTTTCAGAGTTGGAAGAAATCCTTGCTTCATCCAGAAACCGGATGCTATGCTGGGAATGTTCATTTGCTTGATATTAAGTTGGATCAAAATTTTCTTTTATCAGAAAACACGAATGAGTTTAGTATTGATGAACAGCTTATAAAAGGTATTTACAAACCACGAAAAGAATTCTCTCACAAAGGAACTTATGGTAAAACCACGATCATTGCCGGAAGTTTTGGTAAAATAGGCGCCGCAATTTTCGCTACGAAAGCAGCGATGAAATCTGGAAGTGGATTAACGTTTATTCTGGCTCCAAAATGTGGTTATGAAATTTTGCAAAGCAATTGTCCTGAAGCCATGTTTGTGCCTGGCGGACAGAATGATATTACGGCTTTTCCGATTGAACGGGATTCCGTGGTTGGCATTGGTTCAGGTATGGGAACTCATGACAAAACAGAGATAGCATTTTTAAAATTTCTAAAAAACGGTATTAAACCATTGGTTTTGGATGCGGATGCGTTAAATATTCTTGCGAAAAATCCCAGTTACTTGTCATTTATTCCGGAGAATTCAATTATTACTCCTCATCCGAAAGAGTTTGAAAGGCTTTTCGGAAAGACTAAAAATTCTTTTGAAAGATTAATTTTAGCCCGGGAAAAAGCTTTAGCACTTAAAATTTTTATTGTCTTAAAAGATCATCATACCCAAATCATCACACCCGGAAAGCAAATTTTTTATAATAGTACTGGAAATTCCGGAATGGCAAAAGGCGGAAGTGGAGATGCCCTTTTGGGAATTATAACTTCTCTTTTAGCACAAAATTATTCGTCAGAGGATGCCGCGATTTTTGGCGTTTGGCTTCATGGAAAAGCAGGTGATTTCGCAGCTGCAAAGTATTCTAAGGAAGCAATGTTGCCGACGGATTTAATTGACCAGCTGGGAAATGTTTTCAAATTTCTAGCATAAAAAATCCTTCCAAAAATTTGAAAGGATTGTAAATTTATTGAATATTCATTACCATTTAATCAGGTTTTTCATTTTCAGCTTCTGTAATCATCCTGTTTTTTGAAGTCAGCATAATCACTACTCCTGCAATCATAAAAGGTATTGACAAGATCTGCCCGGTGTTTAAGCCTGCAAAATGGATAAATTCATCACCTTGAGGTTCTTTTAAGTATTCTACAAAGAAACGTATCGCCCATAATAGGATGAAGAACAAACCGAATAGCCAGCCTTGCTGGTATTTTTTGCGGGTATAGCGGTATAAAATCCAAAGTAGAATGAATAGTAAAAAGTATCCGGTAGCTTCAAATAATTGAGTTGGGTAGCGCGGAACAATTGCACCATATTCAGAGCTTTGCTGTGGAAACAGAATCGCAAAAGGTGAACTTTCCGGTGCTGGTTTACCAATGATCTCGGAGTTGAAGAAATTCCCAATTCTTACGAATGCACCGCCGAGCGCAACCGGAATTCCAATGCGGTCATAAACCCAAAAAGGATTCTTCTTGATAATTTTAAAAGAATAATAAAGCGTTGTAAAGATTAAAGCGATAGTTGCTCCATGACTTGCTAATCCTGAGAATCCAGTGAATTCTAACGTCGGTTTTGTCCTGATTGGTAGAAATACCGACCAAAAATCCTCTTTGAAAAGTTCTGGTTGATAAAAAATCACGTGTCCTAATCTAGCACCCAATATGGTTCCGATCAAAGTCCAGGTGAACAGAGGTTCTACATATTTGAGATTGACTTTATCGATGGTGTAAATTTTCGTCATTAGAAAATAACCTAATCCAAAGGCGAAAATAAACATCAAACTATAAAAATGAAGCGTAACCGGACCTAAATGTATTCCTGTTGACGGATCCCAAGTTGTGTATAATAATGTCAGCATATATTTAATTCAAAAATTTAAAATTTAATTTGATAATGTTCTTCGTTTATTTTTTTTCTGTAACCTTCTTCCTTATTGATTTTTCGGTGGAACAGGGTCGTAGCCTTCTCCGCCCCACGGATGGCATCTTGCTATTCTTTTAGAACCCAGCCATAATCCTTTAATTGGGCCATGAATTTTGAGCGCTTCGATCATGTAACTGGAACAAGTTGGCTCATACCGGCAGTTTTTTGGTAACAAAGGTGAAATGAACCATTGATAAAATCTGATCAGCACAATCAGTGGAAAAGAGATGATTTTATTGAACATGCTTTGCAAAAATAACTAAATAGTTTAAATTTGTTCTAAGTTTCCACCGAAACTTCCTTTACTTGTTTCAGAAATACCAAACTCTCAATCTTTTTATCTTGAATTCAAATTCTCCTCTTGCTGAAAAACTGCGACCGAAAACTTTAGATGAAGTTTTGGGGCAGGAACATTTAACAGGTAAGAATGGACCAATTCGTAAGATGTTAGAGAATGATACTTTGAATTCCTTAATTTTTTGGGGTCCACCTGGTACCGGAAAAACAACTCTGGCAGAAATAATCTCTGAAACATCACGAAGAAAATTCTATAAACTTTCCGCAGTTTCAAGTGGAGTCAAGGATGTACGGGAAGTGATTGACGAGGCGAAAAGACAAAATTTGTTCTCAGGAAAATCACCAATTTTGTTCATTGATGAGATTCACCGTTTCAATAAATCACAACAGGATTCATTGCTTCATGCAGTAGAAAAAGGATGGGTCGTTTTGATGGGTGCAACTACTGAAAATCCAAGTTTTGAAATTGTTTCTGCATTGCTTTCCCGGTCTCAAGTCTATGTGTTGAAGGCTTTGGATTATGAAAAACTGGAAGAACTGATTGCTATTTCATTAAATCAATATAATAATCTTGAGAAAACAGATTTTAGTATAGAGGATCATGAAGCGCTTATTCAATATTCAGGAGGAGATGCTCGTAAGTTGATTAATGCCGTCGAAAATGTGTTAAATCAATTTAAAAATTCTGATAAGAAAGAAATTAACAATCAAGATGTGCTCTCGGTTTTACAAGAAACTATGGCGCTTTATGATAAAAATGGAGAGCAACATTATGATATAATCTCTGCATTCATTAAATCGATGCGTGGATCTGATCCTAATGGCGCGGTTTATTGGCTAGCGAGAATGTTGGTTGGTGGTGAAGATATTAAATTTATTGCCAGAAGAATGCTCATTTTGGCCTCAGAAGATATTGGTTTGGCAAATCCGAATGCATTGGTTATTGCAAATAATTGTTTTCAGGCAGTTAATGTAATTGGGAATCCTGAAGCCAGAATTTTATTGAGTGAGACCGCTGTTTATTTGGCGGTTTCTCCAAAGAGTAATTCTACCTATGTAGCTATTAATGATGCGATTGCCAACGTTAAAAAAACTGGAAACTTACCTGTTCCTTTGCATTTAAGAAATGCGCCAACAAAGTTAATGAAGGATCTAAATTACGGCAAAGATTATGGTTATGCTCACTCTCACGAAGGTAACTTTGTAGATTTAGAATTTTTACCGGAAGAGATTATTGGAACTCAGTTTTATAAACCAGGTGCTAATGCCACGGAGAATAAAATTGCGGAGCAACTGAAAAAGAAATGGAAAGACAAATATTAAGAATTAGCTTTTTATAGATGTGAAATTAACTTTCCAGTAAATATTCGTTATAATGACCTATGAATTTTACGATTACACCTATTGAATCCAATTCTTCCAGCGCATTTTTTGATAAAATTGGATGCCATTCATTCGCCACATTAATGAAGAAGAAATAATTTCCTAATCCTGTTTTTAAAGTTCGGCTTTCTATTTTTGATAGATTCATTTTACGCCAGGCAAAAATAGAAAGAACCTGATGTAAGCCACCTGCATGATCTTCAGGCAACGTTATTAATAAAGAGGTTTTCTCGGATGTTTTAGGAAAGGAGAGTTCTAAGCAATTTTGCTTTTTAGAGATCACGATAAACCTGGTGTGGTTTTGTTCAAAGTCCTGAATATTCTCTTTGATTACTTTTAAGCCATATAATTTGGCAGCATAAGAATTGGCAATAGACGCCCATTTTTCTTGTGGATTTTCTGAAACTAACTTTGCCGCTGCAGCAGTTGAACTAAAATCCCGCGTAGCAATATCTTTAAAGTGATCTTGACGAAAATGAAAAGTTTGTGCTAAAGCTTGTGGATGGGAAATAATAGTGTCAAAATTTTCATTTTGTGGATGAATCATTAAATGATGAGAAATGGGCATCACGACTTCTGTTTCAATCTGTATTCCATCAAAATCATACAAATAATCCAAGGTCATAGAAACTGTTCCTTCAATAGAATTTTCCAGTGGAACAACTGCTTTGTCAACAACTCCACACTTTACCGCATTAAAACAGTCAATAATGCTGGATTGCGGAATTAGATCTTAATCAGGGAAAATTTGTGAACAGGCAAGTTGGGTGAAGCTTGCATGAGGTCCGAGGAAAGCGATATTCATTTAGCAAAAATAAAAAAGACACTTGAATAGCGTGTAACGATCTTGACTTTTTTTCTTTAAATCATTGGATTTTCTGAATTTTATCGATCACAAGGAAAAAATCCGCACAATTTGTACGGATTATATTTTGAATCTTAGAAAGATAAGTTCTTTTAAAGGTCATTCATAAGCGATGCAGAAACAGACATTTCTGGTATTGAATAGATGTGTGATTTGGCACGAACTGCGACGATTTTTTTGATCTGATTCAAATCTTTCGCTTCTTCATTGGTCATATTTTCAAATTCGTAGATCTTCACCACTTTATTTAGTTCAAATGCTGTAGTTACATTTTTGAATTCTTCTTCATTTTTAACAGTTACACTTGTAATCAAATTATCATTATTTGAATACATTTTGCTTTGTTCAACTCCGAAAAGTTTTTTCCAAAAATTTTTCTTTATGGAAGGTGAGTTTTCTTTATCGGTTCTGTAAATAATGTAATCCTGGTTTTTGATTCCGGATTTTTCTAACCCTGCAGATACTTCTTTGATGTTTTCTTGACTTGGGAAAAGGCCTACAATCGTGTAATTCATGATAAAGTGTTTTTATTGTTAAATTCTATGCAAATATACTTCTCAATTATTTGATAAAATTGTATTTCTAATAAATTAACAGAAAGTTGATAAAAATCAGTTAATTTATTATTAATGTCATAATTGTGAATAGTTGTGTATTATGGGTAATCGCATTTTAGTACCTTTACAATTCATTAATTAAACCGTCATCAAAATGAATATACTGCTCGCTTCAACTTCCACGCTCTTTGGTGGGAATTATTTAGAATACATTCG comes from the Chryseobacterium sp. SNU WT5 genome and includes:
- a CDS encoding NAD(P)H-hydrate dehydratase, with the protein product MKLFSAQQIKQWDEYTVEHQLISSLALMERAAISCVDWLIQRFRKNETFVLFCGNGNNGGDGFAIARLLYEKGYNVDVFCDQQLPFSKDAAANFKKCKSISAIALHAFSAVTRFCFDKNTVLVDALLGTGLNRNVEGELAKLITFINNEDLIKVSIDLPSGLRADEMTCENAVIFQADDTLTFQSWKKSLLHPETGCYAGNVHLLDIKLDQNFLLSENTNEFSIDEQLIKGIYKPRKEFSHKGTYGKTTIIAGSFGKIGAAIFATKAAMKSGSGLTFILAPKCGYEILQSNCPEAMFVPGGQNDITAFPIERDSVVGIGSGMGTHDKTEIAFLKFLKNGIKPLVLDADALNILAKNPSYLSFIPENSIITPHPKEFERLFGKTKNSFERLILAREKALALKIFIVLKDHHTQIITPGKQIFYNSTGNSGMAKGGSGDALLGIITSLLAQNYSSEDAAIFGVWLHGKAGDFAAAKYSKEAMLPTDLIDQLGNVFKFLA
- a CDS encoding replication-associated recombination protein A, which translates into the protein MNSNSPLAEKLRPKTLDEVLGQEHLTGKNGPIRKMLENDTLNSLIFWGPPGTGKTTLAEIISETSRRKFYKLSAVSSGVKDVREVIDEAKRQNLFSGKSPILFIDEIHRFNKSQQDSLLHAVEKGWVVLMGATTENPSFEIVSALLSRSQVYVLKALDYEKLEELIAISLNQYNNLEKTDFSIEDHEALIQYSGGDARKLINAVENVLNQFKNSDKKEINNQDVLSVLQETMALYDKNGEQHYDIISAFIKSMRGSDPNGAVYWLARMLVGGEDIKFIARRMLILASEDIGLANPNALVIANNCFQAVNVIGNPEARILLSETAVYLAVSPKSNSTYVAINDAIANVKKTGNLPVPLHLRNAPTKLMKDLNYGKDYGYAHSHEGNFVDLEFLPEEIIGTQFYKPGANATENKIAEQLKKKWKDKY
- the lgt gene encoding prolipoprotein diacylglyceryl transferase yields the protein MLTLLYTTWDPSTGIHLGPVTLHFYSLMFIFAFGLGYFLMTKIYTIDKVNLKYVEPLFTWTLIGTILGARLGHVIFYQPELFKEDFWSVFLPIRTKPTLEFTGFSGLASHGATIALIFTTLYYSFKIIKKNPFWVYDRIGIPVALGGAFVRIGNFFNSEIIGKPAPESSPFAILFPQQSSEYGAIVPRYPTQLFEATGYFLLFILLWILYRYTRKKYQQGWLFGLFFILLWAIRFFVEYLKEPQGDEFIHFAGLNTGQILSIPFMIAGVVIMLTSKNRMITEAENEKPD
- the yidD gene encoding membrane protein insertion efficiency factor YidD is translated as MFNKIISFPLIVLIRFYQWFISPLLPKNCRYEPTCSSYMIEALKIHGPIKGLWLGSKRIARCHPWGGEGYDPVPPKNQ
- the mscL gene encoding large conductance mechanosensitive channel protein MscL, which codes for MGIVQEFKDFAFKGNVMDLAVGVIIGAAFGKIVSSLVEDVITPLLLNPALKAAGAEDIAKLSWNGVMYGNFLSAVISFLCIAIVLFWLIKGANKMQKPAPEAAPAGPSQEELLMEIRDLLKTK